From the Acidilutibacter cellobiosedens genome, one window contains:
- a CDS encoding ABC transporter permease, with the protein MDELIDKKDENKNLYSEIPSSYFTPLDETYHFDNERIAAPSLSFYQDGWRRLRKNKAAVVSMVILLLIISIEIVSIWYTPHDPNLQNVPHANLPPRIPHVNINGFNGKAKISGEWVDKYELAHVPHDVNYYFGTDAFGRDLLSRVLAGTRISLLIALAAAFFDLLIGITYGLVSGWKGDSVDIIMQRILEIISGIPTLVVVILMLLFIRPGVTSIIVAMGLTGWITMARVVRAETLKLKDQEFVLAARTLGESYLNIAVSHILPNLSGIIIVQTMFTIPSAIFFEAFLSFIGVGMRAPNASLGTLLNEGYKTFRFLPHLMWFPAAAICIIMITFNLLADGLRDAFDPRMKD; encoded by the coding sequence ATGGATGAACTAATAGATAAAAAAGATGAAAATAAAAATTTATATTCCGAAATTCCGTCATCATATTTTACGCCGTTAGATGAAACTTATCACTTTGACAATGAGCGTATAGCTGCACCATCCTTGTCGTTTTATCAGGACGGATGGCGACGTCTGAGAAAAAATAAAGCGGCTGTGGTTTCAATGGTTATTTTATTGCTGATTATATCAATTGAAATTGTTTCTATATGGTATACCCCTCATGATCCCAATTTACAAAATGTTCCTCATGCTAATTTACCTCCCCGTATTCCTCACGTTAATATTAACGGGTTTAACGGGAAGGCCAAGATATCGGGAGAATGGGTTGATAAATATGAACTTGCCCATGTTCCTCATGATGTCAATTATTATTTCGGAACAGATGCTTTTGGCAGAGATTTATTATCCCGGGTATTGGCAGGAACACGGATTTCATTGCTTATCGCTTTAGCTGCGGCTTTTTTTGATTTGTTAATAGGAATAACATATGGATTGGTTTCGGGATGGAAAGGTGATAGTGTGGATATAATCATGCAGCGTATTTTGGAAATAATCTCCGGAATTCCCACGTTGGTCGTGGTGATACTGATGCTTTTATTTATTAGACCGGGAGTGACTTCCATTATTGTTGCCATGGGTTTAACAGGCTGGATTACAATGGCTCGAGTTGTCCGTGCCGAAACATTGAAATTAAAAGATCAGGAGTTTGTGCTTGCTGCCAGGACCCTTGGGGAATCATATTTAAATATTGCAGTCAGTCATATTTTGCCGAATTTGAGTGGCATTATTATAGTTCAGACAATGTTTACTATTCCCAGTGCAATTTTTTTTGAGGCTTTTCTGAGCTTTATTGGGGTTGGAATGCGTGCTCCCAATGCATCATTGGGAACATTGCTAAATGAAGGATATAAGACATTTAGATTTTTGCCTCATCTTATGTGGTTTCCTGCTGCTGCTATTTGCATAATCATGATTACATTTAATTTGTTGGCGGATGGGCTCCGTGATGCATTTGATCCGAGGATGAAAGATTAG
- a CDS encoding DMT family transporter has product MEKVNKKSLYADISMIVVALIWGSSFVVTKNVLDHITPLYMLAFRFIIASALLILIFFKKVKKTKRDDLTAGFIIGIFLFLAFLAQTVGIEYTTAGKNAFITASNVVIVPFLYWLTSRKKPNIYEVIGAILCFVGIGVLSLDANLTMGLGDLLTLIGGFFYACHIVSVGYYSKKHDPILLTIFQFSVTAILSLIFALIFEPKVSSVTGEMIFPIVYLALFSTLIGFLIQNVAQKYTSSTHAAIILSMESVFGNIFSIIFLKEALSVRLFIGCLLILISVITTETKWSFLRKEIAEK; this is encoded by the coding sequence ATGGAGAAAGTTAATAAAAAAAGTTTGTATGCGGATATTTCAATGATAGTTGTAGCACTAATCTGGGGAAGCAGTTTTGTAGTAACCAAAAATGTATTGGATCATATAACTCCTTTGTATATGCTTGCTTTTAGATTTATAATTGCCTCTGCTTTATTAATTTTAATTTTTTTCAAGAAAGTTAAAAAAACTAAGAGGGATGATTTAACGGCAGGATTTATAATAGGAATATTTCTTTTTTTGGCTTTTTTGGCTCAAACTGTCGGAATTGAATATACTACGGCAGGAAAAAATGCTTTCATTACTGCAAGCAATGTGGTAATAGTTCCATTTTTGTACTGGCTGACAAGCAGAAAGAAACCTAATATTTATGAAGTTATAGGAGCAATATTATGCTTTGTAGGCATAGGGGTACTGAGTCTCGATGCGAATTTAACTATGGGCTTGGGAGATTTGCTTACACTGATAGGTGGTTTTTTTTATGCCTGCCATATTGTATCGGTAGGATATTATTCTAAAAAACATGACCCTATACTTCTTACAATATTTCAATTTTCAGTTACGGCAATTTTATCTTTAATTTTTGCATTAATTTTTGAGCCGAAGGTTTCGTCGGTTACAGGAGAAATGATTTTTCCGATAGTTTATTTAGCATTATTTAGTACATTAATAGGTTTTTTGATTCAAAATGTGGCTCAGAAATATACGTCTTCTACTCATGCCGCTATTATACTTAGTATGGAATCGGTATTCGGAAATATATTCTCCATTATATTTTTAAAGGAAGCACTTTCTGTAAGACTTTTTATAGGATGTTTATTAATATTGATTTCCGTTATTACAACGGAAACTAAATGGAGTTTCTTGAGAAAAGAAATTGCGGAAAAATAG
- a CDS encoding aminotransferase class V-fold PLP-dependent enzyme: MYRNLVHGLNVKIPLNNDIYTTPINFDNAATTPPFRSVMKEINSFSPWYSSIHRGTGYKSEISSEYYDQARNDVLNFVNGDKDNDTVIFLKNTTECINKLSYRIKEEIEGGIVLTTRMEHHSNLLPWRLKYPTEYVETDKCGRLSIYDLNEKLKRYRGKIKLMAITGASNVTGYTNPIHEIARLVHDQGGKILVDGAQLVPHHPIDMKSSDSLEHIDYLTFSAHKMYAPFGTGVLIGPKKLFEKGSPEYPGGGTISFVSDDSVFWTEPPEKEEAGTPNVMGAVALSNSIKTLESLGMENIDNYELNLTYYCITKMKNIPHIILYCDLDFNNKISIIPFNIEGIPHEILARILSEERGISVRNGCFCAQPYVQRLLNILPNSYISRPGIVRISFGLYNTYEEVDILIDFLTEISSNIQYYKGKYKNLLYY; the protein is encoded by the coding sequence GTGTATAGAAATTTGGTTCATGGGCTAAATGTAAAAATTCCTTTAAATAATGACATCTATACTACTCCCATCAATTTTGACAATGCCGCCACTACTCCCCCTTTCCGTTCTGTGATGAAAGAAATCAATAGCTTTTCTCCTTGGTATTCTTCAATTCATCGAGGTACGGGATACAAATCCGAAATTTCTTCTGAATATTATGATCAAGCAAGAAATGATGTGCTGAATTTTGTTAATGGGGATAAGGATAATGATACAGTTATATTTTTAAAAAATACTACTGAATGTATAAACAAATTATCTTATAGAATTAAGGAAGAAATAGAAGGCGGAATAGTCTTAACAACACGTATGGAACATCATTCAAATCTTCTCCCTTGGAGGTTAAAATACCCTACCGAATATGTAGAAACAGATAAATGCGGAAGACTCTCCATATATGATTTAAATGAAAAGCTCAAAAGATACAGGGGCAAAATAAAATTAATGGCAATAACGGGAGCATCTAATGTCACAGGGTATACAAATCCTATCCATGAAATTGCAAGATTAGTACATGATCAAGGAGGAAAAATATTGGTTGACGGAGCACAGCTTGTGCCTCATCACCCTATAGACATGAAAAGTTCTGATTCCTTAGAACACATTGACTATCTGACCTTTTCTGCCCACAAAATGTATGCTCCTTTTGGAACAGGAGTACTTATTGGTCCGAAAAAATTGTTTGAAAAAGGCAGTCCGGAATACCCCGGGGGAGGAACAATTTCTTTTGTATCAGATGATTCTGTATTCTGGACAGAGCCTCCAGAAAAAGAAGAAGCAGGCACTCCAAATGTAATGGGAGCAGTAGCCTTGTCAAACAGTATAAAAACCCTTGAATCTTTAGGAATGGAGAATATCGATAATTATGAATTAAACCTTACTTACTACTGTATTACGAAAATGAAAAATATTCCTCATATAATCCTTTATTGTGACTTAGATTTTAATAATAAAATTTCCATAATACCATTTAACATAGAAGGAATACCTCATGAAATCCTTGCGAGAATTTTATCGGAAGAAAGGGGAATATCAGTAAGAAACGGCTGCTTTTGTGCTCAACCTTATGTGCAAAGACTTCTTAATATTTTACCGAATTCCTATATTTCCCGACCTGGAATAGTAAGAATAAGTTTTGGGTTATACAATACTTATGAAGAAGTAGATATTCTTATAGATTTTTTAACTGAAATAAGTTCTAATATACAATACTACAAGGGCAAGTATAAAAACCTCCTTTATTACTAA
- a CDS encoding peptide ABC transporter substrate-binding protein has product MKNRIRLILLILVLALMFAGCSKETSKEESVPESGEKSSDSAEKLADKQELNWVISSELPTADSVKSYDTLSSSQIEIFAEGLYKIDGDNKTVPVEAEGDPQISEDGLVYTIKLKDNLKWANGDPLTAKDYVFAWRRLFAPETAAQSASTFFNIKNAKAINEGTKDPSELGVEAVSDTELKVTLEYPDTYFTSSLSSVNLFPQNEAFATSKGEAYGTTSENTLGNGPFVLKDWDGTGLTWNYQRNENYWDKDNIKLNKINIQVVKETGTGINLYESGAIDATSLSGDYISQYINNDDFLSVLTLTDSNLEFGISSSPTLQNENFRKAISLAINRDELVNNILVDGSRPLTGIIPKGIATNPDTGKDFSDEAGVLVKTDVEEAKKLWEKAKSELGVEKVELTLITSDTEGAKRTGNICKVN; this is encoded by the coding sequence ATGAAAAATAGAATAAGATTAATTTTATTGATATTGGTATTGGCTTTAATGTTTGCAGGTTGCTCAAAAGAAACTTCAAAGGAAGAAAGTGTACCCGAATCCGGTGAAAAATCTTCTGATTCTGCTGAAAAATTGGCTGACAAGCAAGAATTGAACTGGGTTATTTCAAGTGAATTGCCTACTGCAGATTCTGTTAAATCTTATGATACATTGAGTTCTTCCCAAATTGAAATATTTGCAGAAGGTTTATATAAAATTGACGGAGATAATAAAACCGTTCCAGTAGAGGCAGAAGGGGATCCTCAAATCAGTGAAGACGGTTTGGTGTACACTATTAAACTTAAGGATAATTTGAAATGGGCAAACGGAGATCCATTGACCGCTAAAGACTATGTTTTTGCATGGAGACGGTTATTTGCACCGGAAACGGCGGCCCAAAGCGCAAGTACATTTTTCAACATAAAGAATGCCAAAGCAATTAATGAAGGGACAAAAGATCCTTCGGAATTAGGAGTTGAAGCCGTCAGTGATACGGAACTCAAAGTAACCCTTGAATATCCGGATACGTATTTTACATCTTCATTATCATCTGTAAATTTATTTCCTCAGAATGAAGCATTTGCAACATCTAAGGGGGAAGCATACGGAACAACAAGTGAAAATACTTTAGGAAATGGCCCCTTTGTCCTGAAAGACTGGGATGGTACAGGTCTTACATGGAATTATCAAAGGAATGAAAATTATTGGGATAAGGATAATATAAAACTTAATAAAATCAATATTCAGGTTGTTAAAGAAACGGGAACTGGAATTAATCTGTACGAATCAGGAGCTATTGACGCTACATCTTTATCTGGAGATTATATCAGTCAGTATATAAATAATGATGACTTTCTTTCGGTACTTACTCTGACAGATTCTAATCTTGAATTTGGCATAAGTTCAAGCCCCACTCTGCAAAATGAAAATTTCAGAAAGGCAATTTCACTGGCAATCAATAGAGATGAGTTGGTAAACAACATACTTGTCGATGGCTCAAGACCTTTAACGGGAATTATTCCTAAAGGAATTGCGACGAATCCAGATACAGGGAAGGATTTTTCGGATGAAGCAGGTGTCTTGGTAAAAACGGATGTTGAGGAAGCGAAAAAACTGTGGGAAAAGGCTAAAAGCGAATTGGGAGTGGAAAAAGTTGAATTGACGTTAATCACCAGTGATACGGAAGGAGCCAAAAGAACGGGGAATATTTGCAAAGTCAATTAG
- the opp3b gene encoding oligopeptide ABC transporter permease yields MSNFFRFILKRVVYMLITLFLISSCTFLLMNFLPGTPYNNEAKLTNKQREIMNKRYGLNKPLVKRYIIYMSGAVRGDFGISLQFGDQPVKSILAKRIGPSLQLGAQAMILGTTVGIILGTVAAMFQNSFIDGIASLSAIIGRSVPNFVFAVLLQLLFAVYLKWFPIALWNEGFLSTVLPTVALSISPMADSARFIRTEMIEVLNSDYIELARAKGMSEWRVAFKHGLRNALIPLITILGPMSVSLMTGSLVVENIFAIPGIGEQFVKSIMTNDYSTIMAVTMLYSTLLVTIILLVDILYGIVDPRIRVGGGEY; encoded by the coding sequence ATGAGTAATTTTTTCAGATTTATTTTAAAAAGGGTAGTTTATATGCTGATAACACTTTTTCTTATTAGTTCGTGTACGTTTTTGCTGATGAATTTTTTGCCGGGAACTCCCTATAACAATGAAGCAAAGTTAACAAATAAGCAACGGGAAATTATGAATAAAAGATATGGATTAAATAAACCTTTGGTGAAACGTTATATAATTTATATGTCCGGTGCGGTTCGAGGAGATTTTGGCATTTCGCTACAGTTTGGCGACCAACCGGTCAAGTCCATATTGGCTAAACGCATTGGTCCGTCACTTCAATTAGGGGCACAAGCCATGATTTTGGGAACTACCGTAGGAATTATTTTAGGGACGGTTGCAGCTATGTTTCAAAACAGCTTTATAGATGGGATTGCATCTTTGTCGGCTATTATCGGACGATCTGTTCCCAATTTTGTATTTGCGGTTCTTCTGCAGCTTTTGTTTGCCGTATATTTAAAGTGGTTTCCCATTGCTTTATGGAACGAAGGATTTTTATCAACGGTTCTGCCGACTGTTGCTTTGTCCATTTCACCGATGGCAGATTCTGCTCGTTTTATTCGTACTGAAATGATTGAAGTATTGAATAGTGATTATATTGAGTTGGCAAGGGCGAAAGGGATGAGTGAATGGAGAGTTGCCTTCAAACATGGGTTAAGAAATGCCTTAATTCCATTGATTACAATATTGGGACCTATGTCTGTAAGTTTGATGACCGGGTCGTTGGTAGTTGAAAATATTTTTGCTATTCCGGGCATCGGAGAACAGTTTGTTAAGTCCATTATGACCAATGATTATTCTACAATTATGGCGGTAACCATGCTTTATTCCACATTGCTTGTTACTATAATTTTATTGGTGGATATTCTGTATGGAATTGTTGATCCTCGAATCAGAGTAGGAGGGGGAGAATACTAA
- a CDS encoding ABC transporter ATP-binding protein, with product MNTNNEILRVEKLKEYFRSNGNNIVKAVDNISFNIFEGETFGLVGESGCGKSTTGRTIIQLYRPTSGKIYFNGVDLSTIHSKKDWLQFRRDVQMIYQDPYASLNPRKKVRDIIAEGIKVHGLSKNKDDCDEQVNELLMTVGLNSDHANRYPHELSGGQRQRIGIARALSVRPKFIICDEPISALDVSIQAQIVNLLKKLQKEKHLTYLFIAHDLSMVKYISNRIGVMYQGKLVELGNAKEIYQFPLHPYTESLLSAIPLPDPDYERQRNRIVFNNLVQTETSQLREIIPGHYVYCDIADIPAYQKKYQLLLSDSTKEG from the coding sequence ATGAATACTAACAATGAAATTTTACGAGTTGAAAAATTGAAAGAGTATTTCAGGTCCAATGGTAATAATATTGTAAAAGCAGTGGATAATATTAGTTTTAATATATTTGAAGGTGAGACTTTTGGTTTAGTCGGGGAATCAGGGTGTGGAAAATCAACAACAGGCAGAACTATTATACAATTATATAGACCGACCTCCGGTAAGATTTATTTTAACGGTGTTGATCTTTCTACAATCCATAGCAAGAAAGATTGGCTTCAGTTTCGACGTGATGTACAAATGATATATCAGGACCCTTACGCATCTCTCAATCCACGAAAAAAGGTAAGGGATATTATTGCTGAAGGAATTAAAGTCCATGGATTATCAAAGAATAAAGATGACTGCGATGAACAAGTCAATGAATTACTTATGACTGTTGGCTTAAATTCTGATCATGCAAATAGATATCCTCATGAATTGTCGGGAGGACAACGACAGAGAATAGGAATTGCCAGAGCATTATCGGTACGGCCTAAATTTATTATATGTGACGAACCTATATCGGCTTTGGATGTATCAATACAGGCACAAATCGTAAATCTGCTGAAAAAATTGCAGAAAGAAAAACACTTGACTTATTTGTTTATAGCTCATGATTTATCTATGGTAAAATATATCAGTAATCGTATAGGTGTTATGTATCAAGGTAAACTTGTAGAGCTTGGAAATGCAAAGGAGATCTATCAATTTCCATTGCATCCGTATACGGAAAGCCTTCTGTCGGCTATACCGCTGCCGGATCCGGATTATGAACGGCAACGAAATCGTATTGTTTTTAACAATTTGGTACAAACAGAAACGAGCCAACTTCGTGAAATAATTCCCGGGCATTATGTCTATTGTGATATTGCTGATATCCCTGCTTATCAAAAAAAATACCAACTGTTGTTATCTGATTCAACTAAAGAGGGATAG
- a CDS encoding D-serine ammonia-lyase: MENSIEIPKEYLETVKNIKTLKKVLWINSHKKNFSEISDALEIKEEEIKDAEERLKRFAPYLIKAFPETKSTNGIIESPLIEIPKMKSRAEEDIKEKIYGKLYIKCDNQLPIAGSIKARGGIYEVLKRAEDLALKNGLIKKDDDYSKFYSDEFKNFFSDYTIQVGSTGNLGLSIGIMSAQLGFKVKVHMSADAKQWKKELLRSKGVNVVEYSSDYSKAVEEGRKLSNEDPKSMFIDDENSKDLFLGYAVGAFRLREQLKKMNIPVDRDHPLFVYLPCGVGGGPGGIAYGLKLIYKDNAHLFFAEPTHSPAMLLGLITGLHNQISVKDFGLDNKTEADGLAVGRPSGLVGKIMDPILDGEFTVEDNQLYRFLAALAEEEKIYLEPSALAGFPGPALISKEYGEEYLKNSTHICWATGGSLVPDNIMKGYYEKGKLLNNRRK; this comes from the coding sequence ATGGAAAACAGTATTGAGATTCCAAAGGAATACCTGGAAACCGTTAAAAATATAAAAACTCTTAAGAAGGTACTTTGGATCAATTCTCATAAAAAAAATTTCAGTGAGATATCAGATGCTTTAGAGATAAAAGAGGAAGAAATAAAAGATGCGGAAGAAAGATTAAAAAGGTTTGCTCCTTATTTAATTAAGGCATTTCCGGAAACTAAATCAACTAATGGAATCATTGAATCCCCATTAATTGAGATCCCTAAAATGAAAAGCAGAGCGGAAGAGGATATAAAAGAAAAAATATACGGAAAATTGTATATAAAATGTGACAACCAGCTTCCCATCGCAGGTTCCATAAAAGCAAGGGGCGGGATATACGAAGTACTTAAAAGGGCAGAAGATTTGGCATTAAAAAACGGGTTAATAAAAAAAGATGATGACTATTCCAAATTCTATAGCGATGAATTCAAAAATTTCTTTTCCGACTACACCATACAGGTGGGAAGTACGGGAAATCTAGGCCTAAGTATAGGCATAATGAGTGCTCAATTAGGATTTAAGGTAAAAGTTCATATGTCTGCCGATGCAAAACAATGGAAAAAAGAATTATTGAGAAGCAAAGGAGTAAATGTAGTGGAATATTCTTCCGACTATTCAAAAGCCGTAGAAGAAGGAAGAAAACTTTCTAATGAAGATCCCAAAAGCATGTTCATCGATGATGAAAATTCTAAGGACCTTTTCTTAGGATATGCTGTAGGAGCCTTCAGACTAAGAGAACAACTAAAAAAGATGAATATTCCAGTGGATAGAGATCACCCTTTATTTGTATATCTCCCTTGCGGCGTAGGCGGGGGCCCGGGAGGAATAGCTTACGGATTAAAGCTCATATACAAGGACAATGCTCATCTCTTCTTTGCAGAACCAACCCATTCTCCGGCGATGCTTTTAGGACTTATTACCGGACTTCATAACCAAATCTCCGTTAAAGATTTCGGATTGGATAATAAAACGGAAGCCGATGGATTAGCTGTAGGGAGACCTTCAGGTCTTGTAGGGAAGATAATGGATCCCATATTAGACGGTGAGTTTACCGTTGAAGACAACCAATTATATAGATTTTTGGCAGCATTAGCAGAAGAAGAAAAAATATATCTGGAACCTTCTGCTCTGGCCGGATTCCCGGGACCTGCTCTTATATCAAAAGAATATGGAGAAGAATATCTGAAAAATTCTACTCATATATGTTGGGCAACGGGAGGAAGCCTTGTTCCGGATAATATAATGAAGGGATACTATGAAAAAGGGAAGTTGCTTAACAACAGAAGAAAATAA
- a CDS encoding periplasmic substrate-binding domain-containing protein — protein sequence MQSQLETNLSGLTINLSNVPAKVRFEKMMAYNFDLALGGWTGDFDPVSYLNLFFSTYEHNHGQYKDSKYDALITKIKTDDSTDPQKRWKDLQEAQKYILSKAVVAPLYQGASSYLINPKVKGIVTHNLGTPLEITHAYIVK from the coding sequence TTGCAAAGTCAATTAGAGACTAATTTATCGGGACTGACTATTAATTTGAGCAATGTTCCCGCAAAAGTTCGTTTTGAAAAGATGATGGCTTATAATTTTGATTTGGCTCTCGGCGGTTGGACCGGAGATTTTGATCCGGTTAGTTACTTGAATCTGTTTTTCTCAACATATGAACATAATCACGGGCAGTATAAAGACTCCAAATATGACGCGCTAATTACAAAGATTAAAACTGATGATTCAACAGATCCTCAAAAAAGATGGAAGGATTTGCAGGAGGCACAGAAATATATTTTGAGTAAGGCAGTTGTTGCTCCTTTATACCAGGGAGCGTCAAGTTATTTGATAAACCCAAAGGTTAAAGGAATCGTTACTCACAACTTAGGTACTCCATTAGAGATTACCCATGCTTATATTGTTAAATAA
- a CDS encoding hydrolase has protein sequence MEKFIPEVKSKLRSKIIEVPPVIYKASGIKVLGTRIKSLLFSTDIAIIKNTNANSIIAVYPFTPQLSITQALLEVAPVPVFVGVGGGITTGKRSIAIAWQAELMGAYGVVVNAPTSIEVISAMFNTIDIPIICTIVSEYDDYKRKIEAGARILNVSGGAETAKIVKKIRNDYSRELPIIATGGPTEESILETIEAGANAITYTPPSCGEIFAEIMANYRKNTEK, from the coding sequence ATGGAAAAATTCATCCCAGAAGTAAAATCAAAACTTAGAAGTAAAATCATTGAAGTTCCTCCGGTAATATACAAGGCAAGTGGAATTAAAGTATTAGGCACCAGAATAAAGTCTCTTTTATTCTCAACAGATATTGCTATAATCAAAAATACCAATGCTAATTCCATAATAGCAGTATATCCATTTACTCCTCAGCTTTCTATCACTCAGGCATTATTAGAGGTTGCTCCGGTACCTGTGTTCGTAGGTGTAGGAGGTGGAATTACCACAGGAAAAAGATCCATTGCTATAGCATGGCAGGCAGAGCTGATGGGTGCCTATGGTGTAGTAGTAAATGCTCCTACAAGTATTGAAGTAATAAGTGCGATGTTCAATACAATAGATATCCCAATAATATGTACCATAGTATCGGAATATGATGATTATAAAAGAAAAATTGAAGCCGGAGCAAGAATATTAAATGTTTCCGGCGGTGCTGAAACAGCTAAAATTGTTAAAAAGATCAGAAATGACTATTCAAGAGAACTCCCCATAATTGCTACGGGAGGTCCGACGGAAGAATCGATTTTAGAAACCATAGAAGCCGGAGCCAATGCAATTACCTATACTCCACCATCCTGTGGCGAAATATTCGCGGAAATAATGGCAAATTATCGTAAAAATACAGAAAAATAG
- a CDS encoding DsrE/DsrF/DrsH-like family protein, giving the protein MNKKMNILMFSGEYDKALAALILANSGKQMGIDVTMFFTFWGLCLVRDPKKISDEDKSAYEKMFANLTPKGIEESPLSKMNFAGVGKKMLLEMMEENDTPSIVDFLNGAIKKGVKLYGCKLSLEIMGFKEDELLKEVKIITAEEYLKNALESDIQLFI; this is encoded by the coding sequence ATGAACAAAAAAATGAATATCCTTATGTTCAGCGGTGAATATGATAAGGCATTAGCAGCTCTTATTCTTGCCAACTCAGGAAAACAAATGGGAATAGATGTAACCATGTTTTTTACATTCTGGGGGTTATGCCTTGTCAGAGATCCTAAAAAAATAAGCGATGAAGATAAAAGTGCCTATGAAAAGATGTTTGCCAATCTTACTCCCAAAGGAATAGAAGAATCTCCTTTATCAAAGATGAATTTTGCCGGAGTGGGGAAAAAAATGTTGTTGGAGATGATGGAAGAAAATGATACACCTTCTATCGTCGATTTTTTAAATGGAGCCATAAAAAAGGGTGTCAAACTATACGGTTGTAAACTTTCCTTAGAGATAATGGGCTTTAAGGAAGATGAACTCTTGAAGGAGGTAAAAATAATCACTGCCGAAGAATATTTAAAAAATGCTTTGGAATCCGATATACAATTATTTATATAA
- a CDS encoding ABC transporter ATP-binding protein: MSEKILEINNLHVSFQTYAGKVQAVRGVSLTLNKGETLALVGESGSGKSVTCRSIMGLLSKNGSIDCGQIIFDGKDLLSKTNKEMQNIRGKEIAMVFQDPMTSLNPTMTVGKQVAEPVILHQKLSKSEAMKKALELFRLVDIPEPEKRLKYYPHQFSGGQRQRIVIAIALACNPKILIADEPTTALDVTIQAEILDLMKSIQKKVATSIIFVTHDLGVVANIADRVAVMYGGKIVEIGTVDEIFYNPQHPYTWGLLRSMPTLDNEEDSLYAIPGSPPDLLDPPQGDIFAQRNQYALTVDAYYEPPMFKISQTHYASTWLLDSRAPEIKIPQSIVARQQYFKFKKQSFKDKRG, from the coding sequence ATGAGTGAAAAAATATTAGAAATTAATAATTTGCATGTTTCGTTTCAAACATATGCAGGGAAAGTACAAGCCGTAAGAGGGGTATCTTTAACATTGAATAAAGGAGAAACTTTGGCTCTTGTGGGAGAATCCGGTTCGGGAAAATCCGTGACATGCAGAAGCATTATGGGATTGCTTTCAAAAAATGGCAGTATTGATTGCGGGCAAATAATTTTTGACGGAAAGGATTTATTATCAAAGACCAATAAAGAGATGCAGAATATTCGCGGAAAAGAAATAGCAATGGTTTTTCAAGACCCGATGACTTCTTTAAATCCAACTATGACTGTTGGTAAACAGGTAGCAGAGCCTGTTATTTTACATCAAAAATTGAGTAAATCGGAAGCTATGAAAAAAGCATTGGAATTGTTTCGGTTAGTAGATATTCCTGAACCCGAAAAGCGTTTAAAATATTATCCTCATCAGTTCTCCGGAGGGCAACGACAACGTATTGTAATTGCTATCGCATTAGCTTGCAATCCTAAGATATTAATTGCAGATGAACCGACCACTGCTCTGGATGTGACTATTCAGGCTGAGATTTTAGACTTGATGAAGAGTATTCAAAAGAAAGTAGCGACTTCAATAATATTTGTTACTCATGATTTAGGGGTAGTTGCTAATATTGCAGACAGAGTTGCCGTAATGTATGGAGGTAAGATTGTGGAAATAGGAACTGTTGATGAAATATTTTATAATCCTCAACATCCGTATACTTGGGGATTGCTGCGTTCAATGCCGACATTGGATAACGAGGAGGATAGCTTGTATGCTATTCCTGGAAGTCCGCCAGATCTGTTGGATCCTCCTCAGGGAGATATTTTTGCGCAGCGAAATCAGTATGCTTTAACCGTTGATGCGTATTATGAACCGCCGATGTTTAAAATATCTCAAACTCATTATGCTTCAACATGGCTTTTGGATTCACGGGCTCCTGAAATAAAGATTCCTCAATCTATTGTAGCTCGTCAGCAGTATTTTAAATTTAAAAAACAAAGTTTTAAAGATAAGAGGGGTTAA